The Candidatus Hydrogenedentota bacterium DNA segment CACATGCGGGTCCGTGAGAATCTTGAACGCCAGCGCGGAAAACGGCGCGTCGTCGGAAGCCTTCCGGATCACCTCGCGCTCCTCGTCGTCCGGGTCGGTCCCCACCGTGTCGGGCACGTCCACCGGGCTCGGCAGGTAGTCCACCGCCGCGTCCAGCATCAGGCGCACCCCGCGGTTCCGCAGGGCCGTGCCGCACACGACCGGAAACAGGCGCATCGCCAGGGTCGCCCGGCGGATGGCCGCCTTGATCTCCGCGGCGCTGAGCCCGTCCTCCTCGCTGAGGTAGCGCTCCATGAACGCGTCGTCGGCGTCCGCCACGCACTCCAGCAGCTCGTGCCTGCGCTCCCGCGCCGGCCCGGCCAGGTCCTCCGGAACCTCCGAAACGACCATCTCCGCCGTCGGGCCCTCGCCCTCCCACGTGATCATGCGGAACTCCACAAGGTCCACGATCCCGCCGAAAAGGTCCTCGGCGCCGACCGGCATCTGCAGCGGCACGGCGTTCGCGCCGAGGCGCGCGCGCATGGTCGCCACCGCCCGGTCGAAATCCGCGCCGACACGGTCCATCTTGTTGATGAAGGCGATGCGGGGGACGTGGTAGCGGTGCGCCTGGCGCCAGACGGTCTCGGACTGGGGCTGAACCCCCGCGACGGCGCAGAAAACGGCCACCGCGCCGTCGAGCACCCGCAGGCTCCGCTCCACCTCGGCGGTGAAGTCAATGTGCCCGGGCGTGTCGATGATGTTGACGTGGCAATCCCTCCACTCGCACGCTGTGGCGGCGGAGGTGATCGTTATACCGCGCTCCCGCTCCTGGTCCATGTAGTCCATGGTCGCCGCGCCGTCATGGACTTCGCCCATGCGGTGCAACCGGCCGGAGTAGTACAAGACACGTTCCGTGACGGTGGTCTTGCCGGCGTCAATGTGGGCCATGATGCCTATGTTGCGCATGTTCTCTATGGGAAGTTTTCTTGGCACGTCCGTCGCTCTCTTCACCCTTGCGGGGCTTGCGGCAGGCTTCCTTCAGTTCTCCCCGCAGGCATCGCGCCTCAGGCATCCGGCTTCACGCTCGCTCTGATTCAACTTTCCGTTGCATGCAGAGGCGCGGGCCCGGGGAAAACTCTCCGGCCGCTCACTCCGCCTCGAATATTGTCAGCAAATTCCTCATCACTGTCCGTTTGTCAGAACCGGAAATGCGCGAACGCCTTGTTCGCCTCCGCCATCCGGTGCGTGTCGTCCTTGCGCTTCATCGTCGCGCCCTGCTTGTTGTAGCAGTCCAGAAGCTCGCCCGCCAGCCGCTCGCGCATCGTCTTCTCGCCCCGCTTCCGGGCGAACTCGATGATCCAGCGGAAGGAAAGGGCCGTGCGCGTCGCAGGCGCGATCTCGACCGGCACCTGGTACGTCGCGCCGCCGATGCGCCGCGATTTCACCTGGAGCAGGGGCTTGGCATTCTCGATCGCGGCGGCGAACACCAGATGGGGCTCCTCGTTCGGAACCTTGGCCTTGATGATCTCGAAGGCGCCGTACACGATGGACTCGGCAATGCTCTTCTTGCCGCAGATCATGACGGTGCTGATGAACTTGGCCACCAGCGTGCTGCCATATTTCGGATCGCCGAGGGGAACCCGTTTCTCAGGTACTCTGCGTCTTGCCATCTGTTGCCTTCGCCCTGTGGCGCCCTGCGCCGGTTTATGCCCAAGGCCGGGCCCAAGCGGCCCGCGCCCGTGGTCTCACATCATTTCTTCTTCTTGGCGTCTCCGCCCTTCTTGGGCCGCTTCACGCCGTACTTCGACCGGCTCACCCAGCGGCCGGCATGGACCTTCTTGCCGCCCTGGTCCTTCTCGCTCGCCGTCCCGCCCAGGTCGCCCGCCGCGTCCAGCACCCCGCGGATGAGGTGGTAGCGCACGCCCGGAAGGTCCTTCACGCGGCCGCCGCGGATCATCACCTGCGAGTGCTCCTGCAGGTTGTGCCCGACGCCCGGGATGTACACCGTCACCTCCATGCCGTTCTTCAGCCGGACGCGCGCCACTTTGCGCAGCGCCGAGTTCGGCTTCTTGGGCGTCATGGTGAAGACGCGCGTGCACGTGCCCGACGCCTGCGGGCTCGCCTTGAGCGCGGGGGACTTCGTCTTCGAAGTCATCTTCTCGCGGCAGTTTCTCACCAGCTGGTTGATCGTAGGCAAAACTTCTCTCCCTGGGGGCTAAGTCTGGATTCTCCGCCGCCGGCGCGCCGGTGGGGAGGCGCACCCGCACGGTGCGACACACGGCACCGCCATGCGACAACGGAGGAGTAGCATAGCATATTTTCCCCCCCGAGTCAACAAACAAGCGCCCTTATTTTGCCCCCGCGCCCCCGGAAACGGGAAGCCGGGAAAGCGCGGGGCCGCAGCCCGGGCTACCGGCCCCCAACCACGACACGCCGCGCGAATTCCGCCCGGTTCCCCGCCCCGTCCTCCACCCGCAGCGTGAGCGTCTGCGGGCCCGGCGGCAGATCCTCGTCCCGCTCCCAGACCACCCTTCCGTCATCCGCGTCGTAGGCGCTCAGAAGCCACTGGTCCCCGCAGCGCAGCGACCACGCGGCCACGCCGCTTCCCGCGTCGGAAACCGTGGCAACCACCCGGGGCCTGCGCGTCTGGGTGACCGCGCCGTCCTCCAGCGCCCAGTCGCGCAGCCGGGGCGCCGCGGTGTCCTCGTCCACCGCGAAAGTCCCCAGCCCGTCAACGGACGCTTCCACCGAAGCGCCCGCCACCCGGCCGCCGATCCACCGCCGCCCTTTGTCCGTAACGCTCACAATCCCCGCGCGCCGCGGGTCCGGCACGCCCGCGGGCACGGGAAGCGCCAGCAGGGGCGCCTCTGCGAAGGGCGCGCCGCCGGGGGCGGCCGCCATGCCGCCGGAGGCCCACACCAGCGTCGTCCCGAAGGGCGCCCCGCGCGGAATGTCGAGGCGTCCGCCCCCCTCCAGGGGAAGCGCCAGCGCGCCCCCCCGGGACACCCGGTGCGGCGCAACCGCGAAGGCCTTGAGCCGCGGGTGCGTCACCCGGAGGCGGTGCGCCCCGTCGGCCGCGGGCGCCCAGCCCAGGTGAAACACCGCCGGACCCGTCCGCAAGAACGGCGCCTGCCGGGCCCCGTCCGCCCCCTCCAACTCCAGCAGCGGGGCCTCCGGCTCCGGCGCGGGGAACCGCGCCTCCAGACTCAGCCACGCGCCCAGACTGCGCGCCGTCACCTGCCCCGCCCCCCTGTTTTCCGCCTTTTCCGGCGCGGGAGACTCCCCCGCATCCCCGGGCAGCAGGGACACCGCGATTTCGGCGCGGTTCCCCATGAAATCCGCCAGCTCCACCACCGCCTCGCGGGCCTCCTCCCCGACATCCACCCACCCGTCCCCTGGAACCGGCAGAACGCATCCGCTGCGGTTGTCCGGCCACCGCCACAGCAGCAGGAAGCGTCCCAGGTCCCCAAGATAGGGGTGATACATGACTGCATTATGCCTGTATTGCGAATAAGACAGTGCATCGTACTGGACGACATGCCGCTCCTCGCCGCCCACCGCCAGCCGCACGCGGTGCGCGCCCAGCCGCGGCCCGTCGGGCTCCGGGTCCGTGTATTCCACCCCCAGGCCGACCGGCCCGCGCACCCGCACCGGCGGGCACGCATGGCGCCCCGAGGCGTCCTTGCGCAGGGGAAACACGGCGGGCGCGGGCGCGCCGTTCACCCGGGAATCCGGCCCCGCCGGACAGACCAGCAGCCTCGCCGGGCGCGGGGGCGTGGCATCCTCCCAGGTGAGGCCGAGAGTCGCCGGATTCACGGCGCGGTTGGCGGCGTCGCGCACCTCGAAATGCAGGTGCGCCGGCCCCGAACCCGTGTCGCCGCTCCTGGCGATCACCTGGCCCCTGCGCACCGGAAACCGGTCCGGAGGGAAGGTCAGGTCCACGGCATAGCGGGCGGCGGCGTGCTGTTTCGCCCGCACCTCCGCCGCGAGTTCCTCATGGTATTCCGACAGGTGCCCGTAGATCACCGTGTGGCCGCTGTCGAGCCGAAGGTAGAGGGCCCGGCCATACCCCCACGCGGAGCAGCGCACGCGGCTCACATGCCCGTCGCCCGCCGCCAGCACCGCCTTCCCCGTCGCCCCCCCCGTGCGCAGGTCAATGCCCATGTGAAACCGCCCGCCCCGGTCCTCCCCAAAACTCCCCGAAAGGCGCCGCGGCAGCTCCAGGGGCCACGCCCAGCCGTCCTCCGCCGCCGGGGCGGCCGCGCCGAGCAGGAGGCCCGCCGCCAGCACGAGACCCGGCGCAAGACCCCGCAGGAAGCCCGTCACCGGGGCTTCCGGGCGCTCCCGCCGCCGGCGGGCGCGGATTCCTGCGGTTTCCGGGTGTCCGCGGCGGACGCGTCCACGCCGAGCAGGCGCAGCGTGCGCTCCAACTGGATGAATATCTTCGTCCGGTCCGGATCGTTGACGATGGGCTCGATGAAATCGTTCACCACGTCCTCCGTCTTCATCCCCTCCAGAATCTGGCGGATACGGGCTTTCGCGTCGTCAAAGGAGACCGACTGCTCGTCCGACGTTTCCACCAGCCGAACCACATGCACGCCGTACTGGCTGCGGAAGACCTGGCTGATTTCCCCCGGCTTCATGCCGCGGACGACCTCCGCAAAGAACGGGGGAAGCTGCTCCGCCGGAACCAGGCCCATGTCCCCGCCCTCGGCGGCGTCGGCGGCCTCCGACATGTCCCGCGCCACCACCTCGAACTTCTCCCCCGCCAGCACCCGCGCCCGGGCCCGGTCCCCCAGGGCCTCCGCGGTCTTCCAGGCGGCCTCGTCGGCCTTCTGGACCGACGGCTTCGGCCGGAAAAGCATCTGGCTGATGCGCACCCCGCCCGGCTGCTTGAAGGCCTCCGGCCGCTTGTCGAAGAACTCCCGGACCTCCTTGTCCGTCACCGCCCCGCCGCGCTCCTTCTGCAGCGCGCGGGCCGCCTCAATCTCCAGCAGCTGCCGGCGGATGCTCTCCCGCGCCTCCTCCCGCGTCTGTCCCGCCAGGGTGAGCACCTCCTGCTCCGTGGCAGTGGCCTTCCCCGCCGCCTTCAGCTCCTCCGTGAACTGCTTGAGTTTCTCCGTGTAGGCCTTGTCCACCTCGCCCTCGGGCGCCTTGAGCCCCCGGCGCGCCGCCTCCTTCACCAGAATCTCCCGGCGGATCAGCTCGCCCAGCGTCGTCAGCCCGATCCGCACCCGGTCCTCGTCCCCCAGCGCCTTCTGTCCGGCAAACCGGGACACCTCGGCCACGTGCCGCTCGTAGGTCCGCAGGAAATCCTCCCGGTCCACCGGCACGCCCTCCACAATCGCCACCGGACCGTCCGGCGTGGACCGCTCCACAATGTCCATCTTGGAAAGGTCCGGGGCCTGCGCCGCGCCCCCCCCCGCCAGCAGGGCGAAAACCGCCGCCAAAACCACTGCATGCCTGCTCGTCATGAATCGTTCTCCACCCGCCGGAAAGCCCGGCGGCACCGTGTTTCCCTTGGAAAAAACAGCACGCCCGGAGTCCCCCGCGCCGCTGCGCGGGGGAACTCCGGGCCAAATGCTACCACAACCCCGGCGGCCCGCCCCAGCGGGCGCCCCGGTCACCGGCTCTCGAAGACCGTGACCGTGTCGCCGACCTTCAGCACCGGCGTCGTCTTCCAGCCGTTCCAGGTGAAAAGGTCCTTCACCGAAACGCCGTATTTGCGGGCGATCACCGTGGGGTTCTGGCCCGCCGCCACCTTGTGGGCGATCTTCCGGCCCTGGTCGGTCTCCGCCTTTGCCACCGCCACCTCCTGCCCGCCGTCCCCGGCCCCCGCGGGCACCTCCGTGCGCACCATCAGCTCCTGGCCCGCCTTCAGCACCGACTTGTTCGTCAGCTTGTTCAGGGCCATCACGTCCTTGAGCGCAACCTTGTGGCGCGCCGAGATGGACGACAGCGTCTCGCCCCGCCGCACGACATGCTTGATGGTCACCTGCTCGGTGGCGGCGGAGGCGGCCGGCGCCGCCTTCGCGGTCGTCTCCGCCGGGGCGGCGTCCCGGGCCCGCGCCACCACCAGCCGGTCGCCCACATGGAGCGTCGAGCGCGGCGTCAGGTTGTTCGCCCGCAGCAGTTCGCCCACCTCCATCTCGTACATCTTGGCGATGACGGCCGGGTACTCCCCCTTCCTGACCACATGGTGCGACGGCGAATCCTCCGATTTGGAGGCCGGCGCGGGGGCGGCCGTCTTCCCCACCACCAGTTTCTGCCCCACCCGGATCACGGGATTCTTGCCCAGGCCGTTCCACTCCTGAAGGCTGGCCAGGGAAACCTTGTACTTCCGGGCGACCCCCGCCGGCGTGTCCCCCTTCCGGACCGTGTGGGTGGCCGTGGCCTCGGCGCGGCGCCCCTCGGGCGCGGGCGCGGACTCCGCCGCCCGCTCCGCGGACGGGTCGGATCCCGCCAGCATCTCGCGCAGCTCGCTGCCGCCCCGCGCGGACACGCCGGGAATCACCAGGGTCTGGCTCACCGAAAGACGGTTCGCCGACTTGAGCTTGTTCTCCCTGGCGATGGCCTGCACGCTCACGCCGTATTTCCGGGCGATGGTCGCCAGGGTCTCCCCCTTCCGGACCCGGTGCGTCGCGTTCCCGCCGGCAAGCATCACGTCCTTGGGCGACGACTTCATGGGGGTCATGCCCCGGAGCGCCGTCTGGAAACGCTCCAGGTCCCGCGCCGGCACGTGCACCGTGATTCCGCCCGAGGGCGGGGTCACGCCCCGGATCAGCGCCGGGTTGTGATGGGAAAGCGTGCCCGGGGCGTAGCCCAGCGCCTCGTCCAGCTTCGCCAAAGAGTACATCCCCTCCACCTGCACCGGCGCCAGGTCGTCGGGGGTGGCCGGGCACTTTTCAAACCCGTACTTCTCCAGGTCGCGGGTGACCACCATGTACGCCAGCATCCGGGCGTAGTACTTCTTCGCCTCCAGCTTGATCCGGTCGCTCGCCGGCGGCGTGCTGATGAGCCGCCAGATGTCCCGCTCGCCCCCGTTCGCCTCCATCGCGCGGCTCAGGCCGCCCTCCCCCATGTTGTACGCCGTGACCGCGTGGGCCCAGCTCCCCTCGAAATAGTCGTGCAGCGCCGTCAGATAGCCAATGGCCGCGTCGGTGGACCGGGGCACGTCAAACCGCTCGTCCACGTAGTGGTCTATGCGCAGCTTGAACCGCCGGCCCGTCGTCGTCATGAACTGCCACATGCCGCAGGCCCCCGCCGGCGACTTCGCCTCCGGCCGGTACATGCTCTCCACCATGGCCAGATACACCAGGTCCTCCGGCATCCCCGCCTCCCGGAGACGGCCCCGAAGGTAGGCGTCGTACTTCGCCCCGCGTTCCAGGCCGCGCTGGAACGTCTTCGGGTACTTGGTGGTCAGTTCCGCAATCTCGCGCTGCACCGGCGCGGGAAGGGGGTCCGGCACCGCCAGGGGAGAGTATGTGCGCACGCCGGGGGCGGCGCCCTCCCCCTCCGGCTCCACCGGCGCAAGCTCCGTCGCGCCCACCTCCGCGCGCGGGGCCGGCTTGAAATGCGCCACCGCGCGCTGGACACCCGTGCTCTGGCACCCTGTCGTGTACAGCAGCAAGAACACCGCCATCACCGCCGCCGCCAGACCAACACTGCGGGAACGCTCCGTTCCCGGCAGACGGTCCCTGACCGTGCTCCGTGTTGCCTCGGGCATGAGACCTCCTGTGACCGTTCGAGGAAATGGGCCCGCCGCTCCGCGCGACACACCCTCGTACCCCGGGGTTCGTGCCAAGGACACGGCGGCCCGCAAGCCGACCGTGCAGACTCCCTATCTTCGTAAAGGACCTTCAGGGGTGTGCTTTCCCGCCAAGCCCGGCGGCCACACGGCAAGGTCCAGCGGTGCAGTTTACACCACATGTTGTGGTTTGTCAACCATTATCCCCCGAATGCGGGGGAATGAACTGTTTTATGTCTCACAATCCGGCCCGGAGTCAGCGCGCTGCGGTGGCGTTTAGCGCCCGCGCCACGCGCCGGATCTGCGCCTCCGTGATCCCGTCGAAAAAGGGCGCCGCCAGGGCGTGCGGATACACGTCCACCACGTTCGGGCAGTCCGCCCGGTGCAGATACCGCGCGCACTCATCGGCAATCTCGTCCTCCACCGCCGCATCCACCCAGCGCCGCAGCAGGAGCCGGGTCCGCACGGGCGCGGCGCGCCGGGGCAGCAGGGCCACACAGAAATACCAGGCGGACGCCGCCCCCTCCAGTTCCTCCTGAAGGCGGATTTCGGGGCGCAGCAGCGACCGGAGCAGCCCCGCCAGGGCGCGGCGGCGTTCCAGCCGCGCGGGGAGGGTCTCCAGTTTCAGCGTGCCCAGGACGGCCTGCATGGCCGTGTAGCGCAGGTCGCCCGAGGGCACGGACTGGCGGCTGCGGTAGGCCCGGCCGACCCAGTCCTTGACCGCCGGAAAACTCATGAGGGCCAGCACCGGCCACGCCATCGCGGTGCGCATCATCAGGCGCTCCTTCCGCGCGGCGGCCGCCTTCTGGAGAAAGACGGACGGGTCGTACCGGCAATGGGCGGTCTTTTCGCGGATGAACCGGACCAGGTCCGGGTCATGGCTGACGACCATGCCGCCGCCGTAGGTGTTGACCGGCTTGGTCGGCTCGAAGCTGTAGAAGCCGGCATACCCGAAGGACCCTGTCTGCCGCCCGTGCAGCGTGGCGCCCAGGGAATGGGCGCAGTCCTCGACCACCGCGACGCCCCGCGCGTCCGCCTCGGCGGCGATGATGTCCACCGGCGCGGGGTTCCCAAAGGCGTGCAGCACAATCACGGCCCTGGTCCGCGGCGTGTACCGCGCGCGGACCGATTCGGGGGTGACGTTGAGGGTGCGCAGGTCCACGTCCGCCGGGACAACCGCCGCCCCCGTGCCCTGCACCAG contains these protein-coding regions:
- a CDS encoding LysM peptidoglycan-binding domain-containing protein, giving the protein MPEATRSTVRDRLPGTERSRSVGLAAAVMAVFLLLYTTGCQSTGVQRAVAHFKPAPRAEVGATELAPVEPEGEGAAPGVRTYSPLAVPDPLPAPVQREIAELTTKYPKTFQRGLERGAKYDAYLRGRLREAGMPEDLVYLAMVESMYRPEAKSPAGACGMWQFMTTTGRRFKLRIDHYVDERFDVPRSTDAAIGYLTALHDYFEGSWAHAVTAYNMGEGGLSRAMEANGGERDIWRLISTPPASDRIKLEAKKYYARMLAYMVVTRDLEKYGFEKCPATPDDLAPVQVEGMYSLAKLDEALGYAPGTLSHHNPALIRGVTPPSGGITVHVPARDLERFQTALRGMTPMKSSPKDVMLAGGNATHRVRKGETLATIARKYGVSVQAIARENKLKSANRLSVSQTLVIPGVSARGGSELREMLAGSDPSAERAAESAPAPEGRRAEATATHTVRKGDTPAGVARKYKVSLASLQEWNGLGKNPVIRVGQKLVVGKTAAPAPASKSEDSPSHHVVRKGEYPAVIAKMYEMEVGELLRANNLTPRSTLHVGDRLVVARARDAAPAETTAKAAPAASAATEQVTIKHVVRRGETLSSISARHKVALKDVMALNKLTNKSVLKAGQELMVRTEVPAGAGDGGQEVAVAKAETDQGRKIAHKVAAGQNPTVIARKYGVSVKDLFTWNGWKTTPVLKVGDTVTVFESR
- a CDS encoding 30S ribosomal protein S12; the protein is MPTINQLVRNCREKMTSKTKSPALKASPQASGTCTRVFTMTPKKPNSALRKVARVRLKNGMEVTVYIPGVGHNLQEHSQVMIRGGRVKDLPGVRYHLIRGVLDAAGDLGGTASEKDQGGKKVHAGRWVSRSKYGVKRPKKGGDAKKKK
- the rpsG gene encoding 30S ribosomal protein S7, producing the protein MARRRVPEKRVPLGDPKYGSTLVAKFISTVMICGKKSIAESIVYGAFEIIKAKVPNEEPHLVFAAAIENAKPLLQVKSRRIGGATYQVPVEIAPATRTALSFRWIIEFARKRGEKTMRERLAGELLDCYNKQGATMKRKDDTHRMAEANKAFAHFRF
- a CDS encoding M23 family metallopeptidase — translated: MTGFLRGLAPGLVLAAGLLLGAAAPAAEDGWAWPLELPRRLSGSFGEDRGGRFHMGIDLRTGGATGKAVLAAGDGHVSRVRCSAWGYGRALYLRLDSGHTVIYGHLSEYHEELAAEVRAKQHAAARYAVDLTFPPDRFPVRRGQVIARSGDTGSGPAHLHFEVRDAANRAVNPATLGLTWEDATPPRPARLLVCPAGPDSRVNGAPAPAVFPLRKDASGRHACPPVRVRGPVGLGVEYTDPEPDGPRLGAHRVRLAVGGEERHVVQYDALSYSQYRHNAVMYHPYLGDLGRFLLLWRWPDNRSGCVLPVPGDGWVDVGEEAREAVVELADFMGNRAEIAVSLLPGDAGESPAPEKAENRGAGQVTARSLGAWLSLEARFPAPEPEAPLLELEGADGARQAPFLRTGPAVFHLGWAPAADGAHRLRVTHPRLKAFAVAPHRVSRGGALALPLEGGGRLDIPRGAPFGTTLVWASGGMAAAPGGAPFAEAPLLALPVPAGVPDPRRAGIVSVTDKGRRWIGGRVAGASVEASVDGLGTFAVDEDTAAPRLRDWALEDGAVTQTRRPRVVATVSDAGSGVAAWSLRCGDQWLLSAYDADDGRVVWERDEDLPPGPQTLTLRVEDGAGNRAEFARRVVVGGR